One region of Citrus sinensis cultivar Valencia sweet orange chromosome 6, DVS_A1.0, whole genome shotgun sequence genomic DNA includes:
- the LOC102616597 gene encoding ERBB-3 BINDING PROTEIN 1, translated as MSDDEREEKELDLTSPEVVTKYKSAAEIANKALQLVVSECKPGVKIVDLCEKGDSFIREQTGNMYKNVKKKIERGVAFPSCVSVNNTLCHFSPLASDETVLQEGDMIKIDLGCHIDGFIAVVAHTHVLQDEPVTGRAADVIAAANTAAEVALRLVRPGKKNKDVTEAIQKVAAAYDCKIVEGVLSHQLKQFVIDGNKVVLSVSNPDTRVDDAEFEENEVYAVDIVTSTGDGKPKLLDEKQTTIYKRAVDKNYHLKMKASRFIFSEINQKFPIMPFTARALEEKRARLGLVECVNHELLQPYPVLHEKPGDYVAHIKFTVLLMPNGSDRITSHTLQEIQSTKTIDDPEIKAWLALGIKTKKKGGGKKKKGKKGDKAEESTEAEPMDATNGAATQE; from the exons ATGTCGGACGATGAAAGGGAGGAGAAGGAGTTGGATCTCACTTCTCCTGAAGTTGTCACCAAATACAAAAGCGCTGCTGAGATCGCCAATA aGGCGTTGCAGTTGGTAGTATCAGAATGCAAACCCGGTGTTAAGATTGTTGACCTTTGTGAGAAGGGAGATTCATTTATTAGAGA ACAAACCGGCAACATGTACAAGAATGTAAAGAAGAAGATCGAGAGGGGCGTTGCATTCCCAAGTTGTGTTTCTGTTAACAACACACTCTGTCATTTTTCACCACTTGCAAGTGATGAGACAGTCTTGCAAGAAGGAGACATGATCAAGAT TGATTTGGGATGTCACATAGATGGGTTTATTGCTGTAGTTGCACACACTCATGTCCTCCAGGATGAGCCTGTAACAGGCAGGGCAGCTGATGTTATTGCTGCAGCAAATACTGCTGCTGAGGTTGCCTTGAGGCTTGTAAGGCCAGGAAAGAAG AACAAAGATGTAACAGAAGCCATTCAGAAGGTAGCTGCTGCATATGATTGCAAGATTGTTGAAGGTGTTCTCAGCCACCAGCTGAAGCAGTTTGTGATTGACGGAAACAAAGTTGTACTGAGTGTCTCCAATCCAGATACCAGAGTTGATGATGCAGAATTTGAGGAGAACGAAGTTTATGCTGTAGATATAGTTACAAGCACAGGTGATGGAAAG CCAAAGCTGTTGGATGAGAAGCAGACGACTATTTACAAGAGAGCCGTGGACAAAAACTATCacttaaaaatgaaagcttCTAGATTTATCTTTAGTGAAATTAATCAGAAATTTCCAATCATGCCTTTCACTGCAAG GGCTTTGGAAGAAAAAAGGGCTAGGCTAGGATTAGTGGAATGTGTGAATCATGAGCTTCTGCAGCCATATCCTGTTCTTCACGAGAAGCCTG GTGATTATGTTGCTCATATCAAATTCACAGTTTTACTGATGCCGAATGGGTCAGATCGGATCACATCTCATACTCTGCAGGAGATTCAGTCCACCAAGACAATCGATGATCCTGAAATTAAGGCCTGGTTAGCCTTGGGCATCAAGACTAAGAAGAAAGGTGgtggaaagaagaagaaag GTAAGAAGGGCGACAAAGCTGAGGAATCAACGGAAGCCGAGCCCATGGATGCAACAAATGGAGCTGCAACTCAAGAATGA